In a single window of the Necator americanus strain Aroian chromosome X, whole genome shotgun sequence genome:
- a CDS encoding hypothetical protein (NECATOR_CHRX.G21885.T3), with amino-acid sequence MRVFKACCGCGNPEQDSQPYETARCAQSTFIPPIALPNSSPTKTGSPLHDAKAEDVVLTEADEVKTRSDKDRIRAAPTSSLLVSVGSTGQLFSILDAQSFNPPLSSTKIGESTPTKSLSCSALESGNMERNRKSEDAAQSLLTGEKNKGKFRSRLDRPLRRMTISSPLDREFSDSEFDHTKMVIPDYVPLARNENDGEELRRSGRFTIEKDRASCTFVTCRDGPVRMSCISTSTAYSRSNGQAQILEFAKALAENDRAYVKKVAKRNNSTIDVEVPENDAASKYEEDIFALSLTEGNVSIGVPLHKESFGDGYRVLDGSAEPLSPEESSQFYVRPPPNTPVDPAPKEELTTPATVKIRGDSAYYSSVNSDFSKTRWNKEINKQTKGWFNCYSNAMKLMMSRDELKLNFTSYATGFFPGFS; translated from the exons ATGCGTGTTTTCAAAG CATGCTGTGGATGCGGTAATCCTGAACAAGATTCACAACCATACGAAACTGCGCGATGTGCGCAATCCACGTTCATTCCACCTATTGCTCTTCCGAATAGTAGTCCAACCAAAACAGGGAGCCCTCTTCATGATGCGAAAGCAGAGGATGTG GTGCTTACCGAAGCCGATGAAGTTAAGACGAGAAGCGACAAAGACCGTATTCGCGCAGCTCCTACTTCTAGCCTCCTAGTTTCAGTCGG CAGCACCGGACAATTGTTCTCGATTCTTGACGCACAATCCTTCAATCCACCTTTATCCTCTACCAAGATTGGCGAAAGTACACCAACGAAGTCTTTAAGTTGTTCAGCACTTGAAT CAGGCAATATGGAGCGGAACCGCAAGAGTGAGGATGCTGCTCAGTCGCTTTTAACCGGCGAGAAGAATAAAGGCAAGTTCCGGTCTCGGCTAGATCGCCCGCTTCGCCGAATGACAATCTCCTCTCCTTTGGATAGGGAGTTTTCAGATAGTG agTTTGATCACACCAAGATGGTAATTCCTGACTATGTTCCCTTAGCACGAAATGAGAATGACGGTGAGGAGCTAAGAAGATCAG GTCGATTTACGATCGAAAAGGATAGAGCAAGTTGTACATTTGTCACATGTCGAGATGGTCCCGTAAGAATGTCTTGCATTTCCACATCAACGGCATACAGTCGAAGCAATGGACAGGCTCAAATTCTGGAATTTGCCAAGGCCTTAGCCGAAAATGATCGTGCTTACGTGAAG aaggTAGCAAAACGAAATAATAGCACTATTGATGTTGAAGTCCCGGAGAATGACGCAGCTTCGAAATA TGAAGAAGATATATTTGCTCTTTCGCTAACGGAAGGGAATGTCTCCATTGGTGTGCCATTGCATAAGGAAAGCTTTGGTGATGGATATCGCGTGCTCGATGGTTCCGCCGAACCCCTG AGCCCAGAAGAATCGTCCCAATTCTATGTAAGACCTCCTCCGAACACGCCTGTTGATCCTGCACCTAAAGAAGAATTGACGACACCGGCAACAGTAAAAATTCGAGGCGACTCAGCGTATTACTCTTCCG TCAACTCCGATTTCTCTAAAACAAGGTGGAACAAGGAGATAAATAAGCAGACGAAAGGCTGGTTCAACTGTTAct CTAATGCAATGAAACTGATGATGTCCCGAGATGAATTGAAGCTGAATTTTACCTCTTACGCGACAGGATTTTTCCCAGGATTTTCGTAA
- a CDS encoding hypothetical protein (NECATOR_CHRX.G21885.T2) — MRVFKACCGCGNPEQDSQPYETARCAQSTFIPPIALPNSSPTKTGSPLHDAKAEDVVLTEADEVKTRSDKDRIRAAPTSSLLVSVGSTGQLFSILDAQSFNPPLSSTKIGESTPTKSLSCSALESGNMERNRKSEDAAQSLLTGEKNKGKFRSRLDRPLRRMTISSPLDREFSDSEFDHTKMVIPDYVPLARNENDGEELRRSGRFTIEKDRASCTFVTCRDGPVRMSCISTSTAYSRSNGQAQILEFAKALAENDRAYVKKVAKRNNSTIDVEVPENDAASKYEEDIFALSLTEGNVSIGVPLHKESFGDGYRVLDGSAEPLSPEESSQFYVRPPPNTPVDPAPKEELTTPATVKIRGDSAYYSSVKINFMIMSLATNYCSFSVHLFQFSHSSHFFEIITLPLSLNARCSNTTLFF, encoded by the exons ATGCGTGTTTTCAAAG CATGCTGTGGATGCGGTAATCCTGAACAAGATTCACAACCATACGAAACTGCGCGATGTGCGCAATCCACGTTCATTCCACCTATTGCTCTTCCGAATAGTAGTCCAACCAAAACAGGGAGCCCTCTTCATGATGCGAAAGCAGAGGATGTG GTGCTTACCGAAGCCGATGAAGTTAAGACGAGAAGCGACAAAGACCGTATTCGCGCAGCTCCTACTTCTAGCCTCCTAGTTTCAGTCGG CAGCACCGGACAATTGTTCTCGATTCTTGACGCACAATCCTTCAATCCACCTTTATCCTCTACCAAGATTGGCGAAAGTACACCAACGAAGTCTTTAAGTTGTTCAGCACTTGAAT CAGGCAATATGGAGCGGAACCGCAAGAGTGAGGATGCTGCTCAGTCGCTTTTAACCGGCGAGAAGAATAAAGGCAAGTTCCGGTCTCGGCTAGATCGCCCGCTTCGCCGAATGACAATCTCCTCTCCTTTGGATAGGGAGTTTTCAGATAGTG agTTTGATCACACCAAGATGGTAATTCCTGACTATGTTCCCTTAGCACGAAATGAGAATGACGGTGAGGAGCTAAGAAGATCAG GTCGATTTACGATCGAAAAGGATAGAGCAAGTTGTACATTTGTCACATGTCGAGATGGTCCCGTAAGAATGTCTTGCATTTCCACATCAACGGCATACAGTCGAAGCAATGGACAGGCTCAAATTCTGGAATTTGCCAAGGCCTTAGCCGAAAATGATCGTGCTTACGTGAAG aaggTAGCAAAACGAAATAATAGCACTATTGATGTTGAAGTCCCGGAGAATGACGCAGCTTCGAAATA TGAAGAAGATATATTTGCTCTTTCGCTAACGGAAGGGAATGTCTCCATTGGTGTGCCATTGCATAAGGAAAGCTTTGGTGATGGATATCGCGTGCTCGATGGTTCCGCCGAACCCCTG AGCCCAGAAGAATCGTCCCAATTCTATGTAAGACCTCCTCCGAACACGCCTGTTGATCCTGCACCTAAAGAAGAATTGACGACACCGGCAACAGTAAAAATTCGAGGCGACTCAGCGTATTACTCTTCCG TGAAGATAAATTTCATGATTATGAGTTTGGCTACTAACTATTGTTCGTTTTCCGTCCATctgtttcaattttctcacTCATCCCACTTTTTTGAGATCATCACGTTGCCTTTGTCTTTGAATGCCCGATGCTCAAACACAACactcttcttttaa
- a CDS encoding hypothetical protein (NECATOR_CHRX.G21885.T1), producing MRVFKACCGCGNPEQDSQPYETARCAQSTFIPPIALPNSSPTKTGSPLHDAKAEDVVLTEADEVKTRSDKDRIRAAPTSSLLVSVGSTGQLFSILDAQSFNPPLSSTKIGESTPTKSLSCSALESGNMERNRKSEDAAQSLLTGEKNKGKFRSRLDRPLRRMTISSPLDREFSDSEFDHTKMVIPDYVPLARNENDGEELRRSGRFTIEKDRASCTFVTCRDGPVRMSCISTSTAYSRSNGQAQILEFAKALAENDRAYVKKVAKRNNSTIDVEVPENDAASKYEEDIFALSLTEGNVSIGVPLHKESFGDGYRVLDGSAEPLSPEESSQFYVRPPPNTPVDPAPKEELTTPATVKIRGDSAYYSSGKLPL from the exons ATGCGTGTTTTCAAAG CATGCTGTGGATGCGGTAATCCTGAACAAGATTCACAACCATACGAAACTGCGCGATGTGCGCAATCCACGTTCATTCCACCTATTGCTCTTCCGAATAGTAGTCCAACCAAAACAGGGAGCCCTCTTCATGATGCGAAAGCAGAGGATGTG GTGCTTACCGAAGCCGATGAAGTTAAGACGAGAAGCGACAAAGACCGTATTCGCGCAGCTCCTACTTCTAGCCTCCTAGTTTCAGTCGG CAGCACCGGACAATTGTTCTCGATTCTTGACGCACAATCCTTCAATCCACCTTTATCCTCTACCAAGATTGGCGAAAGTACACCAACGAAGTCTTTAAGTTGTTCAGCACTTGAAT CAGGCAATATGGAGCGGAACCGCAAGAGTGAGGATGCTGCTCAGTCGCTTTTAACCGGCGAGAAGAATAAAGGCAAGTTCCGGTCTCGGCTAGATCGCCCGCTTCGCCGAATGACAATCTCCTCTCCTTTGGATAGGGAGTTTTCAGATAGTG agTTTGATCACACCAAGATGGTAATTCCTGACTATGTTCCCTTAGCACGAAATGAGAATGACGGTGAGGAGCTAAGAAGATCAG GTCGATTTACGATCGAAAAGGATAGAGCAAGTTGTACATTTGTCACATGTCGAGATGGTCCCGTAAGAATGTCTTGCATTTCCACATCAACGGCATACAGTCGAAGCAATGGACAGGCTCAAATTCTGGAATTTGCCAAGGCCTTAGCCGAAAATGATCGTGCTTACGTGAAG aaggTAGCAAAACGAAATAATAGCACTATTGATGTTGAAGTCCCGGAGAATGACGCAGCTTCGAAATA TGAAGAAGATATATTTGCTCTTTCGCTAACGGAAGGGAATGTCTCCATTGGTGTGCCATTGCATAAGGAAAGCTTTGGTGATGGATATCGCGTGCTCGATGGTTCCGCCGAACCCCTG AGCCCAGAAGAATCGTCCCAATTCTATGTAAGACCTCCTCCGAACACGCCTGTTGATCCTGCACCTAAAGAAGAATTGACGACACCGGCAACAGTAAAAATTCGAGGCGACTCAGCGTATTACTCTTCCGGTAAGCTTCCGTTGTGA
- a CDS encoding hypothetical protein (NECATOR_CHRX.G21886.T1) has translation MLVFGSTLLLLLGAFYQCQGRTVPNPDFPPECRVGEANLYDPSQSMEVQWFNVDLDAPAKERFKHVVRPYKDQIQAVFDVLGNFFQIIPGIPIWDMLGDLMLKVFEEGMIMEPYKDEVQGIADELGCNLGQLAFLNIFYELSRFCTSIVAQPPGNKDMWHARNLDFGQLFVWNIGAQSWDLSDSLKKVTVNLNFIRNGTILFKGTTLAGHVGILTGMKPNGFSLSMNAKVEPDIRNVIAWMNGERPDIQFAMYFDRKIFEEANSFDEARQFIYDVPLLSGAYFILGGNKPGEGSVIVRNTTDVQFERKLFDGDNDWFLLQTNYDPDKEPLYIDDRRDPGNACMKQLGQNRTDAEGLYKVLKSKPLLNKTTVHTVIMSVTKDVYQTFIQQCPNPCWAF, from the exons ATGCTCGTCTTCGGCTCTACTCTTTTACTTCTCCTTGGAGCG TTCTACCAATGCCAAGGAAGAACTGTCCCCAATCCGGATTTCCCGCCTGAATGCAGAGTGGGAGAAGCAAACCTCTATGATCCTTCTCAGTCTATGGAG GTACAATGGTTCAACGTTGACCTAGATGCTCCTGCTAAGGAACGATTCAAACATGTTGTTCGACCATACAAGGATCAAATCCAGGCTGTATTCGATGTTTTGGGA aatttcttccaaataatTCCTGGAATCCCAATATGGGATATGCTAGGAGATCTAATGTTGAAGGTTTTCGAAGAAGGAATGATTATGGAGCCGTATAAGGATGAAGTGCAG GGGATCGCCGATGAGCTCGGATGTAACCTTGGTCAACTTGCATTCCTTAATATTTTCTATGAATTATCACGTTTTTGTACATCCATAGTAGCACAACCGCCTGGAAATAAGGATATGTGGCATGCAAG AAATCTTGACTTTGGACAACTTTTCGTTTGGAACATTGGTGCACAGTCATGGGATCTATCTGATTCTCTCAAAAAAGTCACagtaaatttgaatttcatcCGTAATGGCACTATATTATTCAAGGGAACAACATTGGCTGGTCATGTTGGTATTCTTACAG GAATGAAACCAAATGGTTTCTCGCTTTCAATGAATGCTAAGGTAGAACCAGATATAAGAAATGTCATCGCATGGATGAACGGTGAACGACCGGATATACAATTTGCTATGTACTTcgatagaaaaatttttgaggaagcAAACAGTTTTGAT GAAGCGAGGCAATTTATCTACGATGTACCTTTGCTGTCTGGGGCATATTTCATTCTTGGAGGGAACAAGCCAG GTGAGGGATCCGTAATTGTTCGTAACACAACCGACGTACAATTTGAACGCAAACTTTTTGATGGTGATAACGACTGGTTCCTACTTCAGACAAACTATGATCCAGACAAG gaaccgCTCTATATTGACGATCGCCGTGATCCAGGAAATGCTTGCATGAAACAACTAGGTCAAAATAGGACAGACGCTGAAGGACTTTATAAA GTGCTAAAATCAAAACCTCTTCTAAACAAGACAACGGTGCATACTGTAATAATGTCCGTAACTAAGGACGTTTATCAGACCTTCATTCAACAATGTCCTAACCCATGTTGGGCATTTTGA
- a CDS encoding hypothetical protein (NECATOR_CHRX.G21887.T1), with protein sequence MLLTTVVPIIPEYLLRISHPNTTDLLLYNKPIDQHEIEKRQIVWDDDAWDMPMPGGSADDIPWDENPLAPYKKPEKSRKKPKLKSKQPPMGQTYSKSAEDALPRPRMRPTPESNVAPSFQQSERHEILAKENVLVGIMFGSKALVQLIANPWIGPLTNKIGYTLPMFAGFVIMFLSTIMFAFGSSYGTLWFARAMQGIGSACTSTSGMGMLAQAYPDDAERGSAMGIALGGLALGVLVGPPYGGVLYQWAGKELPFILLALLALFDGSLQFLVLQPKVDRGEPEGSTIKQLAKDPYIIVAAGAITIGNLGIAMLEPSLPLWMMETWQAGSLERGAAFLPASISYLIGTNIFGPLAHKMGRWLSAFIGLVVIGFCLLSIPSATSVTGLIFPNLFMGFSIGMIDASMFPLMGYLVDLRHVGVYGSIYAIADAAFCFAFALGPFFSGPLVKSVGFPTMMYLIAIINFAYAPLMFLLRNPPPINREEDRNDTQVTNYGTEHDGKILGHDVTRMEGYQYDY encoded by the exons ATGTTACTTACTACTGTTG TGCCTATTATTCCCGAGTATCTCCTACGAATCTCACATCCAAACACAACCGACTTATTACTTTACAATAAACCAATAGATCAACATGAAATAGAGAAAAGACAG ATTGTCTGGGATGATGACGCGTGGGATATGCCAATGCCTGGCGGTTCAGCTGATGATATTCCTTGGGATGAAAACCCTTTGGCACCGTACAAGAAACCCGAAAAAAGTcgcaaaaaaccaaaactaaAAAGTAAACAACCACCAATGGGGCAAACATATAGCAAAAG cgCAGAAGACGCACTTCCGAGGCCACGTATGCGACCTACACCAGAATCGAACGTTGCCCCTTCATTTCAACAGAGTGAACGTCATGAAATTCTGGCTAAGGAGAACGTTTTAGTTGGAATTATGTTTGGTTCAAAAGCTTTAGTACAACTGATAGCAAATCCATGGATAGGACCACTCACAAACAA AATTGGATACACGCTGCCAATGTTCGCCGGATTCGTGATAATGTTTCTGTCAACAATAATGTTCGCATTTGGTTCATCATATGGGACCTTATGGTTCGCAAGAGCAATGCAAGGAATTGGATCGGCTTGCACTAGTACATCTG GCATGGGAATGCTTGCACAAGCATATCCGGATGATGCTGAAAGAGGAAGTGCAATGGGAATCGCCCTGGGTGGCCTTGCTTTAGGAGTACTTGTTGGTCCACCGTATGGTGGTGTTCTTTATCAGTGGGCAGGAAAAGAACTTCCATTTATTTTGCTTGCATTGCTTGCCTTATTTGATGGCT CTCTGCAATTCTTGGTACTTCAACCGAAAGTAGATCGTGGTGAACCGGAAGGTTCGACAATCAAACAATTGGCAAAGGATCCTTATATAATTGTAGCGGCAG GAGCAATTACTATTGGTAACCTTGGTATTGCTATGCTGGAACCATCGTTGCCGCTTTGGATGATGGAAACATGGCAGGCTGGATCGCTTGAGAGAGGAGCAGCATTTCTTCCGGCCTCTATATCATATCTTATAGGAACGAACATCTTCGGACCACTTGCTCATAAGATGGGAAG ATGGCTCTCCGCATTTATTGGCCTCGTTGTAATTGGATTCTGCTTGTTATCGATACCATCTGCAACTTCGGTAACTGGActtatttttccaaatctttTCATGGGATTCAGTATTG GAATGATTGACGCGTCAATGTTCCCTCTTATGGGATATCTTGTGGATCTGCGCCATGTCGGAGTTTATGGCTCCATCTATGCGATTGCTGATGCTGCATTCTGTTTCGCATTCGCACTTGGCCCCTTCTTTTCGGGTCCTCTCGTCAAGTCGGTAGGATTCCCCAC gATGATGTACTTGATCGCAATAATTAACTTCGCTTACGCTCCTCTTATGTTCCTCCTTCGCAATCCGCCTCCCATTAACCGAGAAGAG GATCGAAACGATACACAAGTGACGAACTATGGAACAGAGCATGACGGAAAAATCTTGGGACATGACGTCACGCGAATGGAAGGATACCAATACGATTACTGA